Proteins encoded in a region of the Corynebacterium genitalium ATCC 33030 genome:
- the efeU gene encoding iron uptake transporter permease EfeU, translating into MFIAAFLVGLREGLEATLIVGMLLAAVQRQAETNRRGAMRIVWTGVVIAAAICLALGALFTFGRYGLSFRAQEAIGGIMSLVAVIMITGMILSLSNESGRLRTMLDDKTGEALSRGRQAIFWLAFVAVAREGIELTLLLWGWTRTPSAVVGAFSGIAVAIVLGWAIYRGALRLDLGTFFRWSSALLIVVAAGILAYAVHDLQEAQFLPGPFSGEPIAPTHPRTGEVLTGFATYPFWMASFPFGWAFDVSGAIDPSGIVATLLQAFTGFMPQMSWLQVIAWGAYMAVIVPIFVGHVRASKSEKRIDAESRKVNL; encoded by the coding sequence ATGTTCATTGCCGCGTTCCTGGTCGGCTTACGCGAAGGTCTCGAAGCGACGCTGATCGTCGGCATGTTGCTTGCCGCTGTCCAGCGCCAAGCTGAGACGAACCGCCGTGGCGCAATGCGCATTGTTTGGACCGGAGTCGTGATCGCAGCTGCGATCTGCCTTGCCTTGGGCGCGCTTTTCACCTTCGGCCGTTACGGCTTGAGTTTCCGCGCTCAGGAGGCGATTGGCGGGATCATGTCGCTCGTGGCGGTCATCATGATCACCGGCATGATCCTCTCTTTGAGCAACGAAAGCGGCCGACTGCGCACGATGCTCGACGATAAGACAGGCGAAGCCCTAAGCCGCGGACGTCAAGCGATTTTCTGGCTGGCGTTCGTCGCAGTCGCGAGAGAAGGAATCGAGCTGACCTTGTTGCTGTGGGGGTGGACGAGGACCCCGTCGGCCGTCGTTGGCGCGTTCTCCGGCATAGCTGTTGCTATCGTTCTGGGCTGGGCCATTTACCGCGGGGCACTGCGTTTGGACTTGGGCACGTTCTTCCGCTGGTCAAGCGCCTTGCTCATCGTTGTCGCCGCCGGGATCCTCGCGTACGCGGTGCACGACCTCCAGGAAGCGCAGTTCCTCCCGGGACCATTCTCCGGTGAGCCTATTGCTCCGACCCATCCACGCACGGGCGAAGTTCTCACCGGTTTCGCCACGTATCCATTCTGGATGGCGTCGTTCCCCTTCGGCTGGGCCTTCGATGTCTCCGGCGCGATTGACCCGTCGGGCATCGTCGCCACGCTCCTGCAAGCGTTCACCGGCTTCATGCCGCAGATGTCGTGGCTTCAGGTCATTGCCTGGGGCGCGTACATGGCTGTCATTGTGCCGATCTTTGTCGGGCACGTCCGTGCGTCGAAAAGCGAAAAGCGTATCGACGCTGAATCACGAAAGGTAAATCTATGA
- a CDS encoding peptidase M75 family protein gives MKRSPALLAALALTLPLAACAGGSAGSADDEEKQVTVADDTCEVGDDEADSGKVAFEVTNDGGRETDFLVLAEEGRRVVAKRGAIKPEETAELSVELQPGTYLTACRMSERGPYIEAAEFTVTGDEVDYTQSRGQREKNARDNYLTFVQNEAAELLPAVEEFAEAYASGNDERAKELYPAARVHYKRIEPIAERFGLLDARIDATEVEYTEQAEKLLEKDPTFTEWLGFHRLEKDLWPPAEGDENSDGSSALQKWEPSTPQERRELADALIADVEQLHGTINDTPFQESDDITFESITGGALTLLDRMAETAATGEENWWSGTDLSDLEANTEGVRVIFDTVADLDRDNKKHEELIDDTDSRLAALDNLITKQKETGPDTGQSGDRAKLVEVIAALRSSLGDLIA, from the coding sequence ATGAAGCGTTCCCCAGCCCTGCTCGCCGCACTGGCCCTGACTCTTCCGTTAGCTGCATGCGCGGGAGGCTCCGCGGGCAGCGCGGACGATGAAGAGAAGCAGGTCACTGTCGCGGATGACACCTGCGAGGTCGGCGACGATGAGGCCGACAGCGGCAAAGTGGCATTCGAAGTGACCAACGATGGCGGGCGTGAGACAGACTTTCTCGTTCTTGCGGAAGAGGGCCGCCGGGTCGTGGCCAAGCGGGGCGCCATCAAGCCCGAGGAAACGGCGGAGCTGTCCGTCGAACTGCAACCCGGCACCTATCTCACCGCCTGCAGGATGAGCGAGCGCGGGCCGTACATCGAAGCGGCCGAATTCACCGTCACCGGCGACGAGGTCGACTACACGCAATCCCGTGGGCAGCGCGAGAAAAACGCCCGCGACAATTACCTCACCTTCGTCCAAAACGAAGCAGCAGAACTACTTCCCGCGGTCGAAGAGTTCGCTGAAGCGTACGCCTCCGGCAACGACGAGCGTGCCAAAGAGCTCTATCCCGCCGCCCGGGTCCACTACAAGCGCATCGAGCCGATCGCCGAAAGGTTCGGGCTTCTCGATGCACGGATCGACGCCACCGAAGTCGAATACACCGAACAGGCCGAAAAGCTGCTTGAAAAGGATCCGACGTTCACCGAATGGCTCGGTTTCCACCGCCTGGAAAAGGACCTGTGGCCGCCTGCGGAGGGCGACGAGAATTCTGACGGTAGCTCCGCCCTGCAAAAGTGGGAGCCGTCCACCCCGCAGGAGCGCCGCGAGCTTGCAGACGCGCTCATCGCCGACGTCGAGCAACTCCACGGCACCATCAACGACACACCGTTCCAGGAAAGCGACGACATCACCTTCGAGTCGATCACAGGTGGCGCGCTGACCCTGCTCGATCGTATGGCGGAGACCGCAGCCACCGGCGAGGAGAATTGGTGGTCCGGAACAGACCTCAGTGACCTGGAGGCCAATACCGAAGGCGTGCGCGTCATCTTTGACACGGTCGCAGACCTCGACAGGGACAACAAAAAGCACGAAGAGCTTATCGACGACACCGACTCACGCCTCGCCGCGCTCGACAACCTCATTACGAAGCAGAAGGAAACTGGCCCAGACACCGGCCAGTCTGGTGACCGAGCAAAGCTAGTTGAGGTGATCGCAGCCCTGCGCAGCTCACTGGGCGACCTGATTGCCTAG
- a CDS encoding enoyl-CoA hydratase-related protein has product MREFKGNITSEIVEDGAVTIVRISNPEKRNALEPDSYWSIGDAVNEADANPATRCVIVTGDDAAFCSGMDLTVFISGEEEISAGNFTAIEHMVNAITRASVPVVAAAEGAVAGIGASLACACDLIVAGQKTFISLPFGRIGLMPDGGAVATLAASIGRHRTMQLVLRHERIPAADAVSWGLFTEVADNALERALEYAREFRFSPRGALADAKRAVNRASLAQLPLSLAEEARAQTALAHSAEHKEGVKAFLERREVTF; this is encoded by the coding sequence ATGCGCGAATTCAAAGGCAACATCACCTCCGAGATCGTCGAAGATGGCGCGGTGACCATCGTCCGTATCTCCAACCCAGAGAAGCGCAACGCTTTGGAGCCGGACTCCTACTGGTCCATCGGCGACGCAGTGAATGAGGCGGACGCGAACCCGGCGACCCGGTGCGTGATCGTCACCGGTGATGACGCAGCATTCTGCTCTGGCATGGACCTGACCGTCTTCATCAGCGGTGAAGAAGAGATCTCCGCAGGCAACTTCACCGCTATTGAACACATGGTGAATGCGATCACCCGCGCCTCCGTCCCGGTCGTGGCTGCCGCTGAAGGCGCCGTCGCCGGCATCGGTGCTTCACTGGCGTGCGCGTGCGACCTCATTGTTGCGGGCCAGAAGACCTTCATCAGCCTGCCGTTCGGGCGCATCGGCCTCATGCCGGACGGCGGGGCCGTGGCAACGCTTGCGGCATCGATTGGCCGCCACCGCACGATGCAGCTGGTGCTGCGCCACGAGCGCATCCCCGCCGCCGACGCCGTGTCATGGGGCCTGTTCACCGAGGTGGCGGACAACGCGCTCGAGCGTGCCCTCGAGTATGCCCGTGAATTCCGCTTCTCGCCGCGCGGGGCGCTTGCTGACGCGAAACGTGCCGTCAACCGCGCTTCCTTGGCCCAACTGCCGCTCAGCCTGGCCGAGGAAGCGCGCGCCCAGACCGCTCTGGCCCACAGCGCCGAGCACAAAGAAGGCGTGAAGGCGTTCCTGGAGCGCCGCGAAGTCACCTTCTAA
- a CDS encoding NAD(P)H-dependent flavin oxidoreductase produces the protein MSSRRPDMAKINTRINEMLGIEHPIIQGGMQWVGKAEMAAAVSNAGGLGIITSLTQPTPEDLGKEIDRCREMTDKPFGVNLTILPTITPPPYEEYLRVAIEKGIKIVETAGANPAQLVPGLKAAGVTVIHKCTSVRHAISAQNKGVDILSIDGFECAGHPGEDDIPGLILLPAAADKLEIPFVASGGFADGRGLAAALSLGAEGINMGTRFVATEEAPVHQNVKQAIVDRSELDTNLILRTLNNTARVAKNAVSDEVVEKLNQGAQFPEIRDLVAGKRGAQVYETGDLDAGIWSAGPVQGIINDIPSCQELLDRIVADAVEIIEGRLAGFVAK, from the coding sequence TTGAGTTCAAGGAGGCCCGACATGGCCAAGATCAACACCCGCATTAACGAAATGCTCGGCATTGAGCACCCCATCATCCAGGGCGGCATGCAATGGGTCGGCAAGGCCGAGATGGCAGCTGCCGTTTCCAACGCGGGCGGCCTCGGCATCATCACCTCCCTGACCCAGCCCACCCCGGAAGACCTGGGCAAGGAAATCGACCGCTGCCGCGAGATGACCGACAAGCCCTTCGGTGTGAACCTGACCATCCTGCCGACGATTACGCCGCCGCCGTACGAGGAGTACCTGCGCGTTGCCATCGAGAAGGGCATCAAGATTGTTGAGACCGCCGGCGCCAACCCGGCACAGCTGGTGCCAGGCCTCAAAGCTGCGGGCGTGACCGTGATCCACAAGTGCACCTCTGTGCGCCACGCCATCTCCGCCCAGAACAAGGGCGTCGACATCCTCTCCATTGACGGCTTCGAGTGCGCTGGCCACCCGGGCGAGGACGACATTCCGGGCCTGATCCTGCTGCCGGCTGCTGCGGACAAGCTGGAGATCCCCTTCGTCGCCTCGGGCGGTTTCGCTGACGGCCGCGGTCTTGCCGCTGCTCTGTCGCTGGGCGCAGAGGGCATCAACATGGGTACCCGCTTCGTGGCCACCGAGGAAGCTCCGGTGCACCAGAACGTCAAGCAGGCCATTGTTGACCGCTCGGAGCTGGACACCAACCTCATCCTGCGCACGCTGAACAACACCGCCCGTGTGGCGAAGAACGCGGTGAGCGACGAGGTCGTCGAAAAGCTCAACCAGGGCGCGCAGTTCCCGGAGATCCGCGACCTCGTGGCCGGTAAGCGCGGCGCGCAGGTGTACGAGACCGGCGATCTGGATGCTGGCATCTGGTCCGCTGGCCCGGTCCAGGGCATCATCAACGACATCCCGTCCTGCCAGGAGCTGCTGGACCGCATTGTTGCTGATGCAGTGGAGATCATCGAGGGCCGCCTGGCTGGATTTGTGGCGAAGTAA
- a CDS encoding IS481 family transposase, translating into MNSPNRNLAIVKAVRDQGEPVTKVAKRFGISRQRIYKILSEFDAGGEQAIAPKSRAPHTHPNAVPETLRNHIIDMRKELTKAGFDAGPDTIAFHLGQQGLRVPSTSTIRRIITEAGLVAPQPQKKPRSSYIRFEAAMPNECWQADITYLFLIDGRRVEVLDFIDDHSRYLLSITARPAFTGPAVAAELQRLIDTYGPPASTLTDNGLVFTARLAGRKGGRNAFEKTLNDNRIQQKNGRPGHPQTQGKIERFHQTLKRWINAQPPAETIPQLQRQLNEFTAYYNTERPHRSLGRRTPHQAYTTGPKAEPTFTPKEEWRTRNDVVAASGKVTIRYAGRLYSLGIGRAHSGEEVLMIITDNHITTSLKETGEPITEHYIDTSRNYQKPYWRKGQPPLT; encoded by the coding sequence ATGAACAGCCCGAACCGAAATCTCGCCATCGTCAAAGCCGTCCGCGATCAAGGCGAACCAGTCACCAAAGTCGCCAAACGATTCGGCATCTCCCGCCAACGCATCTACAAGATCCTCTCCGAGTTCGACGCCGGAGGCGAACAAGCCATCGCCCCCAAATCGCGCGCGCCGCACACCCACCCCAATGCCGTGCCGGAGACCCTGCGCAACCACATCATCGACATGCGCAAAGAACTCACCAAAGCAGGTTTCGACGCAGGGCCCGACACCATCGCTTTCCACTTAGGACAACAAGGCCTGCGTGTGCCGTCAACATCGACGATCCGCCGGATCATCACTGAAGCCGGACTTGTTGCCCCGCAACCGCAAAAGAAACCACGCAGCTCCTACATCAGGTTTGAAGCGGCCATGCCCAACGAATGCTGGCAGGCCGACATCACCTACCTCTTCCTCATCGACGGCAGGCGCGTAGAAGTCCTCGACTTCATCGACGACCACTCCCGCTACCTGCTATCGATCACCGCCCGGCCAGCATTTACAGGGCCAGCTGTCGCAGCAGAACTACAGCGCCTCATCGACACCTACGGCCCACCGGCATCCACACTCACTGACAACGGGCTGGTGTTCACCGCCCGACTAGCCGGACGCAAAGGCGGCAGAAACGCATTCGAGAAAACACTTAACGACAACCGTATCCAGCAGAAAAACGGCCGGCCAGGCCACCCACAAACCCAAGGCAAAATCGAACGCTTCCACCAAACACTCAAACGCTGGATCAACGCACAACCACCAGCAGAAACCATCCCCCAACTACAACGGCAGCTCAACGAATTCACCGCCTACTACAACACCGAACGCCCCCACCGATCACTCGGACGCCGTACCCCACACCAGGCCTACACAACAGGACCTAAAGCTGAACCAACCTTCACCCCGAAAGAAGAATGGCGCACCCGCAACGACGTCGTCGCCGCCAGCGGCAAAGTCACCATCCGCTACGCCGGCAGGCTCTACAGCCTAGGAATCGGCCGAGCCCACAGCGGCGAAGAAGTCCTGATGATCATCACCGACAACCACATCACGACATCACTAAAAGAAACCGGCGAACCCATCACCGAGCACTACATCGACACATCCCGCAACTACCAAAAACCATACTGGCGAAAAGGCCAACCCCCACTGACCTGA